Proteins found in one Balearica regulorum gibbericeps isolate bBalReg1 chromosome 17, bBalReg1.pri, whole genome shotgun sequence genomic segment:
- the GP1BB gene encoding platelet glycoprotein Ib beta chain: MNSGILFLSLLGFLPLVIPMCPVPCKCATNIIDCMSKGLTVAKLPVAFHPSAEMIHLGYNRLTSIPNGLFDNLKSLQVVYLQGNPWECNCDILYLRSWIQWQQNRTLYRDVRCSSPAHLQDRIIAYLTEDEIISTCQHWYCSLALLSQLCLFILLFLQGILVILIIVYLQKFRRMTAEARSTS, translated from the coding sequence ATGAACAGTGGAATTCTCTTCTTGTCCCTCCTTGGTTTCCTTCCACTTGTGATACCCATGTGCCCTGTGCCATGCAAGTGTGCCACCAACATTATTGACTGCATGTCAAAAGGCTTAACTGTAGCAAAACTACCAGTTGCTTTCCACCCTTCGGCTGAAATGATCCACCTTGGTTACAACAGGCTCACCTCTATTCCCAATGGGCTCTTTGACAACCTAAAGAGCCTCCAGGTAGTCTACTTGCAGGGCAACCCTTGGGAATGCAACTGTGACATCCTCTACTTGCGCTCCTGGATCCAGTGGCAGCAGAACCGGACCTTATACAGGGATGTGAGATGCAGCTCGCCAGCGCACCTGCAGGACCGGATCATTGCCTATCTGACGGAAGACGAGATCATCTCCACATGCCAGCACTGGTACTGCAGCCTGGCTCTTCTGTCTCAGCTCTGTCTcttcatcctccttttcctACAGGGTATCTTGGTTATCCTCATCATTGTTTACCTGCAGAAATTTCGGAGAATGACTGCTGAAGCCCGGAGTACCTCCTAA